Proteins from a single region of Gemmatimonadota bacterium:
- a CDS encoding PAS domain-containing protein — translation MIAVTGAIAVSADRWYAGVRTELLRESVRNEVVPTATALETSLRGRMALLHGLSSFLEIHWDKPDRAEEFDRFAEDILRDVPSVLAVQFVAPDGTITHIWPQLGNEQASGRNVMQDSREGTVADFRRALTEPGIVVSGPTELYQGGTGLVGRLAARAENGSVIAVAAVVVRLAPIAVEAGLENLPNIRSALVDERGALIVGDSTLVGANGLAIRASVAFSGRQWQLLAMPTGGWGTTIQERVFPMRTALVALVLLAGGLALVLVGRRDARAEAERLRGEEKFSRLFSLTPDGVALTRFADGVLLEVNEGFVELTGRSRDEVLGRSAVELKLWPTRRPTARRWCGPFRATAR, via the coding sequence GTGATCGCCGTCACCGGCGCGATCGCCGTGTCCGCGGACCGCTGGTACGCCGGAGTGCGCACCGAACTGCTGCGTGAGTCGGTGCGCAACGAAGTGGTACCGACGGCCACAGCGCTCGAGACGTCATTGCGCGGTCGGATGGCGCTGTTGCACGGTCTTTCGTCCTTCCTCGAAATCCACTGGGACAAGCCCGATCGGGCGGAGGAATTCGACCGCTTCGCGGAGGACATCCTTCGGGATGTGCCCAGCGTGCTCGCAGTGCAGTTTGTCGCTCCCGACGGAACGATCACGCACATCTGGCCGCAGCTCGGCAACGAACAGGCGAGCGGTCGGAACGTGATGCAGGATTCGCGAGAGGGCACGGTCGCCGACTTCCGGCGCGCGCTGACCGAGCCGGGCATCGTCGTGTCCGGGCCCACCGAGCTGTACCAGGGCGGGACCGGGCTCGTCGGGCGGCTCGCTGCCCGTGCCGAGAACGGCTCGGTGATCGCGGTGGCGGCCGTGGTGGTGCGACTGGCGCCGATCGCCGTCGAGGCCGGACTCGAGAATCTTCCCAATATCCGGAGTGCGCTCGTCGACGAACGCGGCGCGCTGATCGTCGGCGATTCAACGCTGGTCGGGGCGAATGGCCTGGCCATCCGGGCATCGGTCGCGTTCTCGGGCCGACAGTGGCAACTGCTGGCGATGCCCACTGGCGGTTGGGGCACGACGATCCAGGAGCGCGTCTTCCCGATGCGCACGGCGTTGGTGGCCCTCGTGCTCCTTGCCGGCGGATTGGCCCTCGTCCTGGTGGGGCGTCGCGACGCACGCGCCGAGGCGGAGCGCCTTCGGGGCGAGGAGAAGTTCTCGCGACTCTTTTCACTGACGCCCGATGGTGTCGCGCTCACGCGCTTCGCCGATGGCGTGCTGCTCGAAGTCAACGAGGGCTTTGTTGAGCTCACGGGGCGGAGTCGGGACGAGGTCCTCGGGCGCTCGGCCGTGGAGCTGAAGCTCTGGCCGACGCGCCGGCCGACCGCGAGGCGATGGTGCGGGCCATTTCGCGCGACGGCACGCTGA
- a CDS encoding acyl carrier protein yields MSDVAEKVKDIIVEELGVEREKLSPEASFMEDLGADSLDTVELVMAFEKEFDIDIPDEDAEKLRTVGDALKYLNDKLGK; encoded by the coding sequence ATGAGTGACGTGGCGGAGAAGGTCAAGGACATCATTGTCGAGGAGCTGGGTGTCGAGCGCGAGAAGCTCTCCCCGGAGGCCTCGTTCATGGAGGATCTCGGCGCCGACTCCCTGGATACCGTCGAGCTGGTGATGGCCTTCGAGAAGGAATTCGACATCGACATCCCGGACGAAGACGCCGAGAAGCTGCGGACCGTGGGGGATGCGCTGAAGTACCTGAACGACAAGCTGGGGAAGTGA
- the fabG gene encoding 3-oxoacyl-[acyl-carrier-protein] reductase, whose product MSLPLDLTGRIAFVTGSTRGIGRAIAETLHAAGAQVAVVGRSAANATEVAAAIGPRARGFACDVTQPDSIRAAIAACEAELGPIDILVNNAGLTRDNLLIRLGQADWDEVLAANLTGAFVATQAVIKGMMKRRFGRIVNITSVVGITGNAGQANYAASKAGLIGFSKSVAKEYAARGVLVNCIAPGFIETDMTASLPETARAALLESIPLGRLGAPADIAGTVAFLASEMGAYITGQVLVVDGGMIG is encoded by the coding sequence ATGAGCCTTCCGCTTGATCTCACCGGGCGCATTGCGTTCGTGACCGGCAGCACGCGCGGCATCGGCCGTGCGATCGCGGAGACGCTGCACGCCGCTGGCGCGCAAGTGGCTGTGGTCGGTCGGTCGGCGGCGAACGCGACCGAGGTCGCGGCGGCGATCGGCCCTCGTGCCCGGGGCTTCGCCTGCGACGTTACCCAGCCCGATTCGATCCGGGCCGCCATCGCCGCCTGTGAGGCGGAGCTCGGCCCGATCGACATCCTGGTCAACAACGCCGGCCTGACTCGCGACAACCTCCTCATCCGGCTCGGCCAGGCCGACTGGGATGAGGTGCTCGCCGCCAACCTGACGGGGGCCTTCGTGGCCACGCAGGCGGTGATCAAAGGGATGATGAAGCGCCGCTTCGGGCGGATCGTCAACATCACCTCCGTCGTCGGTATCACCGGCAACGCCGGGCAGGCCAATTATGCGGCCAGCAAGGCGGGGCTGATCGGCTTTTCGAAGTCGGTCGCGAAGGAGTATGCGGCCCGGGGCGTCCTGGTGAACTGCATCGCCCCGGGGTTCATCGAGACGGACATGACGGCCTCCTTGCCGGAGACGGCCCGGGCGGCATTATTGGAGTCCATCCCGTTGGGTCGCCTCGGCGCCCCGGCGGACATCGCAGGAACCGTCGCGTTCCTCGCGTCGGAGATGGGTGCCTACATCACCGGGCAGGTCCTGGTGGTCGACGGCGGCATGATCGGCTGA
- a CDS encoding ACP S-malonyltransferase encodes MTRDLADAFPAARDVLQRIDDELSTPLSALMWDGPEADLTLTHNAQPAILAHSAAVLAVLSGKLGPVAAAAGHSLGEYSAWVAAGALEATDAAVLVRRRGALMYEAGRARPGAMAAVLGLDTAIVERCCVEATAAGDGVVVAANQNAPDQTVISGDPAAVERGGEACKAAGAKRVLTLKVSGAFHSPLMESAVRGLRDALDVAPFRTPAFPVCANATAELVDDRDDAIRLLGDQLTAPVRWVASMQRIAREYPDARWLEIGPGSVLTGLLKRIVPEASCTPLGTAADLETFLAS; translated from the coding sequence ATGACGCGGGACCTCGCCGACGCCTTTCCGGCCGCCCGCGATGTCCTGCAGCGAATCGACGACGAACTCTCGACCCCGCTGAGCGCGTTGATGTGGGATGGGCCTGAGGCCGACCTCACGCTGACCCACAACGCGCAGCCGGCGATTCTCGCCCATTCTGCGGCGGTGCTGGCGGTCCTCAGCGGCAAGCTCGGTCCCGTCGCTGCTGCGGCCGGACACTCGCTCGGCGAGTACAGTGCCTGGGTCGCTGCCGGTGCCCTCGAAGCGACCGATGCGGCCGTGCTGGTGCGCCGTCGTGGCGCGCTGATGTACGAGGCGGGGCGGGCGCGTCCGGGGGCGATGGCCGCGGTGCTCGGGCTCGACACGGCCATCGTCGAGCGCTGCTGCGTCGAGGCCACGGCGGCGGGCGATGGTGTGGTCGTCGCCGCGAACCAGAATGCCCCGGACCAGACGGTCATCTCCGGCGACCCCGCAGCCGTTGAGCGTGGCGGCGAGGCCTGCAAGGCCGCCGGGGCCAAGCGCGTGTTGACGCTCAAGGTCAGCGGGGCGTTTCACTCGCCGCTGATGGAGAGCGCCGTGCGTGGCCTCCGCGATGCGCTCGATGTGGCTCCCTTCCGGACGCCCGCCTTCCCGGTCTGCGCCAACGCCACGGCCGAGCTGGTGGACGATCGCGACGACGCCATCCGGCTGCTCGGTGATCAGTTGACCGCCCCGGTGCGCTGGGTCGCCTCGATGCAGCGGATCGCGCGGGAGTATCCCGACGCACGCTGGCTCGAGATCGGCCCGGGCAGTGTGCTCACCGGCCTCCTCAAGCGCATCGTCCCCGAGGCGTCCTGTACGCCGCTCGGGACCGCTGCCGACCTCGAGACCTTCCTCGCCTCATGA
- a CDS encoding ketoacyl-ACP synthase III: MITRPIAAIIGVGSAAPSRIVTNADLEKTLDTSDAWITERTGIKQRHIAERFETLTSYSLVAAQQALAMAGLTAADLDGIVFATVSPDHRLPSAACDLQAALGIEGCWAVDVVAACPGWVYGLTIAEGLMATGHGDTILVVGAEKLSSIVDPEDRGTAILFGDGAGAGIVQRVQGGERGILSAYLGADGKLAELLHIPGGGAADPLTEELVREKRHLIKMAGREVFKAAVLAMSRSTDEAIRQAGMSADDIDLLIPHQANLRIIEATAKHAGIPMEKVFVNLDRYGNTSSASIPLAVTQAVLEGRLKPGMVVMLVAFGAGFTWGSVVVRW; the protein is encoded by the coding sequence ATGATCACTCGCCCCATCGCGGCGATCATCGGCGTTGGCTCCGCCGCCCCGAGCCGGATCGTGACCAACGCCGACCTCGAGAAGACGCTCGACACCTCCGACGCCTGGATCACCGAGCGCACCGGCATCAAGCAGCGTCACATCGCCGAGCGCTTCGAGACGCTGACCAGTTACTCCCTGGTTGCCGCCCAGCAGGCGCTCGCCATGGCGGGTCTCACGGCGGCGGATCTCGACGGGATCGTCTTCGCGACGGTCTCTCCGGATCATCGCCTGCCGTCGGCCGCCTGTGACTTGCAGGCGGCGCTTGGCATCGAAGGCTGCTGGGCGGTGGATGTCGTGGCGGCATGCCCGGGGTGGGTCTACGGGCTGACCATCGCCGAGGGCCTGATGGCGACCGGCCACGGCGACACGATCCTCGTGGTCGGCGCCGAGAAGTTGTCCAGCATCGTCGACCCGGAAGACCGCGGCACGGCCATCCTCTTCGGGGATGGCGCCGGCGCGGGGATCGTGCAGCGCGTGCAGGGTGGGGAACGCGGCATTCTCTCGGCCTACCTGGGCGCCGATGGCAAGCTCGCCGAGCTGCTGCATATCCCCGGTGGCGGCGCCGCCGATCCGCTGACGGAAGAGCTGGTGCGCGAAAAGCGTCACCTGATCAAGATGGCCGGCCGCGAGGTCTTCAAGGCCGCAGTGCTGGCGATGAGCCGCTCCACCGACGAGGCGATCCGCCAGGCCGGGATGAGCGCGGACGACATCGACCTCCTGATTCCGCATCAGGCGAACCTCCGCATCATCGAGGCGACTGCCAAGCATGCTGGCATCCCGATGGAGAAGGTGTTCGTCAATCTTGACCGCTACGGCAACACCTCATCGGCCTCGATTCCGCTCGCGGTGACGCAGGCCGTGCTCGAGGGCCGGCTCAAGCCGGGGATGGTCGTGATGCTCGTCGCGTTCGGCGCGGGCTTCACCTGGGGCAGCGTGGTGGTGCGGTGGTAA
- the plsX gene encoding phosphate acyltransferase PlsX — protein MIRVALDAMGGDHAPATEVAGAALALRELPPEFSLLLVGQPDAVEAELARYPDLDRSRLTVVPAAEVVGMAEKPLSAVRKKPNSSLVIGLGLHRDGAADAFVSAGNTGALLAGGTILLGLHDGVDRATVASSFPAPDGYVLVLDAGANVDCTAKELLNFAYLGSIYARDVMGRPEPKVGLLNVGEEDEKGNAVVREAHAALKAHPRLNYIGNIEGRDVVVGHPTHGRIDVVVCDGFVGNILLKFYESMGKVLGRVLKAESPGLLKSPEMAPLMRFLDYSEVGGAPLLGVKGVQIVCHGSSTPIAIKNAIRYAVNSVRVGLSDHIATELSMRDAPVAG, from the coding sequence GTGATTCGCGTCGCGCTCGACGCGATGGGGGGCGACCATGCGCCGGCTACGGAAGTGGCCGGCGCGGCGCTTGCCCTCCGCGAGTTGCCGCCGGAATTCTCCCTGCTCCTCGTCGGCCAGCCCGACGCGGTCGAGGCAGAATTGGCGCGCTATCCCGATCTCGACCGGAGCCGCCTCACGGTGGTCCCGGCCGCCGAGGTCGTGGGCATGGCCGAGAAGCCGCTGTCGGCCGTGCGCAAGAAGCCCAATTCGTCACTGGTGATCGGCCTCGGCCTGCACCGGGACGGTGCTGCCGATGCCTTCGTCTCGGCCGGCAACACCGGCGCCCTGCTCGCCGGTGGCACCATCCTCCTCGGCCTCCATGACGGTGTCGATCGCGCGACCGTCGCCTCGTCCTTCCCGGCGCCCGACGGCTATGTGCTCGTCCTGGACGCCGGTGCGAACGTCGACTGCACCGCCAAGGAACTCCTCAACTTCGCCTACCTCGGGTCGATCTATGCGCGGGACGTCATGGGACGGCCTGAGCCGAAGGTCGGCCTGCTGAATGTCGGCGAGGAAGACGAGAAGGGGAACGCTGTGGTCCGCGAGGCGCATGCCGCCCTCAAGGCCCATCCGCGCCTCAATTACATCGGGAACATCGAGGGTCGCGACGTCGTCGTCGGCCACCCGACGCATGGCCGCATCGATGTCGTCGTCTGCGACGGCTTCGTCGGCAACATCCTGCTCAAGTTCTACGAGTCGATGGGGAAGGTGCTCGGCCGCGTGCTCAAGGCGGAGAGCCCCGGGCTGCTGAAGTCGCCCGAGATGGCGCCGCTGATGCGCTTTCTGGACTACTCCGAGGTCGGCGGTGCGCCGCTCCTCGGTGTGAAGGGCGTCCAGATCGTCTGCCACGGCTCCTCGACCCCGATTGCCATCAAGAACGCCATCCGCTACGCCGTCAACTCGGTGCGGGTCGGTCTGAGTGATCACATCGCTACGGAGCTGTCGATGCGCGATGCCCCGGTGGCCGGATGA
- the rpmF gene encoding 50S ribosomal protein L32: MAVPKRKLSKSRKRLRRGHHTGAGMATQPCSRCSAPKLSHRVCPSCGYYAGKKRVEVEDN; encoded by the coding sequence ATGGCCGTTCCGAAGCGGAAACTCTCGAAGTCGCGCAAGCGCTTGCGCCGTGGGCACCACACCGGTGCCGGCATGGCGACGCAGCCCTGTTCGCGTTGCAGCGCGCCCAAGCTCTCGCACCGGGTCTGCCCGTCCTGCGGGTACTACGCGGGCAAGAAGCGCGTTGAGGTCGAGGACAACTAG
- a CDS encoding DUF177 domain-containing protein: MLSFDLRQLQDGPVATAATVPADHPLFEGLTLDLVGPVEVGGWLQGTAGDDVLWHGHLTAHVAGECRRCLEPLVQLLDEAVEVVFSANEELLEDPSVYPLAVSSSEVDLGQAVREELVLRVQPFPLCRPECAGLCLTCGADLNAGPCACTAGTTN, from the coding sequence ATGCTTTCGTTCGATCTTCGCCAATTGCAGGACGGACCGGTCGCCACGGCGGCGACGGTCCCGGCGGACCATCCGTTGTTCGAGGGGTTGACCCTCGACCTCGTGGGTCCGGTGGAGGTTGGGGGGTGGCTGCAGGGGACGGCTGGCGATGACGTGCTCTGGCACGGACATCTGACGGCGCACGTGGCAGGAGAATGCCGCCGCTGCCTGGAGCCGCTCGTGCAGCTGCTCGACGAAGCGGTCGAGGTGGTCTTCTCGGCCAACGAAGAGCTGCTTGAAGATCCCAGTGTCTATCCACTGGCGGTCTCGTCGAGCGAGGTGGATCTGGGGCAGGCGGTGCGTGAGGAGCTGGTGTTGCGGGTGCAGCCCTTTCCGCTCTGCCGCCCGGAGTGTGCAGGACTCTGTCTCACCTGTGGGGCAGATTTGAACGCCGGTCCGTGCGCGTGCACGGCTGGCACGACCAACTGA
- the ndk gene encoding nucleoside-diphosphate kinase yields MAGKLTFAMLKPDAVAAGNAGAILAHVEKSGFAIKAMRMLRLTRVEAEAFYAVHRERGFYGELVEFMSSGPVVAMALEAPDAVLAWRTAIGATDPAEAAAGTIRKLFAESKGKNAVHGSDSDENAAREIAFFFPERELALLGVV; encoded by the coding sequence ATGGCTGGAAAGCTTACTTTCGCCATGCTCAAGCCCGACGCCGTGGCCGCTGGCAATGCTGGCGCGATCCTGGCCCATGTGGAAAAGTCCGGATTCGCCATCAAGGCGATGCGGATGCTCCGCCTGACCCGGGTCGAGGCTGAGGCGTTCTACGCGGTCCACCGGGAGCGTGGCTTCTATGGCGAGCTGGTCGAGTTCATGAGCTCGGGTCCCGTGGTCGCGATGGCGCTTGAGGCACCGGACGCGGTCCTGGCGTGGCGGACGGCGATCGGGGCGACCGATCCGGCCGAGGCGGCCGCAGGCACCATCCGGAAGCTGTTCGCCGAGTCGAAGGGGAAGAACGCGGTCCACGGCTCCGACAGCGACGAGAACGCCGCCCGCGAGATTGCTTTCTTCTTTCCCGAGCGTGAGTTAGCTCTCCTCGGAGTGGTCTGA
- the sucD gene encoding succinate--CoA ligase subunit alpha — protein MSIWINKDTRLVVQGITGREGSFHARQMLEYGTNVVAGVTPGKGGQTFENKVPVFNTVAEAVKATGANCSVIYVPPAMAAGAMMEAADAGIPVVVCITEGVPVLDMTTVMPYLAERNIRLIGPNCPGMITPGEAKVGIIPGSICTPGPIGLVSRSGTLTYEIVHHLTKAGLGQSTCVGIGGDPIVGTNFIDVLAAFNADPKTEAIVMMGEIGGTAEQEAADYIKANVKKPVVGFVAGATAPPGRRMGHAGAIISGASGTAEEKFAAFESAGMGIMRRPVDVVGLLKGKLK, from the coding sequence GTGAGCATCTGGATCAACAAGGACACGCGCCTGGTGGTGCAGGGCATCACGGGCCGTGAAGGGTCGTTCCACGCTCGGCAGATGCTCGAGTACGGCACCAACGTCGTCGCCGGCGTCACGCCGGGGAAGGGCGGCCAGACCTTCGAGAACAAGGTGCCGGTGTTCAACACCGTTGCCGAGGCCGTGAAGGCAACGGGCGCGAACTGCTCGGTGATCTACGTCCCGCCCGCGATGGCGGCCGGCGCGATGATGGAAGCGGCCGACGCCGGGATCCCGGTCGTCGTCTGCATCACTGAAGGGGTCCCGGTGCTCGACATGACCACGGTCATGCCGTACCTGGCCGAGCGGAACATTCGCCTCATCGGCCCGAACTGCCCCGGCATGATCACCCCGGGTGAGGCCAAGGTCGGCATCATCCCCGGCTCGATCTGCACCCCGGGCCCGATCGGCCTGGTCTCGCGCTCCGGCACGCTGACCTACGAGATCGTCCACCACCTGACCAAGGCCGGCCTCGGCCAGAGCACCTGCGTCGGGATCGGCGGCGACCCGATCGTCGGGACCAACTTCATCGACGTCCTGGCCGCCTTCAATGCCGACCCGAAGACCGAGGCCATCGTGATGATGGGCGAGATCGGCGGGACGGCGGAGCAGGAAGCCGCGGACTACATCAAGGCCAACGTCAAGAAGCCGGTCGTCGGCTTCGTGGCGGGGGCGACCGCGCCTCCGGGCCGCCGGATGGGTCATGCCGGTGCGATCATCTCCGGGGCGAGCGGCACCGCCGAAGAGAAGTTCGCGGCGTTCGAGTCCGCCGGCATGGGGATCATGCGGCGGCCGGTCGATGTGGTGGGGCTGCTGAAAGGGAAGCTCAAGTAG
- the sucC gene encoding ADP-forming succinate--CoA ligase subunit beta has translation MNLHEYQARDLLKVAGIPMFDGDVASTPTEAEAIARRLGGTVVVKAQVHVGGRGKAGGVKLARNPAEALECASQILGMTIKGLVVNKVLVVPAAEIATESYVGLILDRASQKPVFMVSDAGGVDIEEVAAKTPEKITKLAVDPRYGLLPHQALQLALALYRDWNHVKAATKIMTQLYQVFMANGCSLAEINPLVTTPDGKVLALDAKIIIDDNELDRRPDLAVLRDESAEEPSEVQARRANLTFIKLDGNVGCVVNGAGLAMATMDLVKYYGGEPANFLDIGGSSNPEKVVNALKIITSDPSVKVILFNIFGGITRTDDVANGIVAATKQFEVKVPIVIRLTGTNEAEAFKILESVGMVAMNDMDAAVSKAVALAKEAA, from the coding sequence GTGAACCTTCATGAATATCAGGCCCGCGACCTCCTCAAGGTCGCCGGGATTCCCATGTTCGACGGCGACGTCGCTTCCACGCCGACCGAGGCCGAGGCGATCGCCCGGCGTTTGGGTGGCACGGTGGTCGTCAAGGCGCAGGTCCATGTCGGCGGCCGCGGCAAGGCGGGCGGCGTCAAGCTCGCGCGCAATCCGGCCGAGGCGCTTGAGTGCGCCTCGCAGATCCTCGGCATGACGATCAAGGGCCTCGTGGTCAACAAGGTCCTGGTGGTCCCGGCCGCCGAGATCGCGACCGAGAGCTACGTCGGCCTCATCCTCGACCGCGCCTCGCAGAAGCCGGTCTTCATGGTGTCGGACGCCGGTGGCGTCGACATCGAGGAAGTCGCCGCCAAGACCCCTGAGAAGATCACCAAGCTTGCGGTCGATCCGCGCTACGGGCTGCTGCCGCATCAGGCGCTGCAGTTGGCATTGGCGCTCTACCGCGACTGGAATCACGTCAAGGCTGCCACGAAGATCATGACCCAGCTGTACCAGGTGTTCATGGCGAACGGCTGCTCGCTGGCGGAGATCAACCCGCTGGTGACGACGCCGGACGGCAAGGTGCTCGCGCTCGACGCGAAGATCATCATCGATGACAACGAACTTGATCGTCGCCCCGACCTCGCGGTGCTCCGCGACGAGTCGGCCGAGGAGCCGAGCGAAGTGCAGGCCCGCCGGGCCAACCTGACCTTCATCAAGCTCGACGGCAACGTCGGCTGCGTGGTGAATGGCGCGGGGCTCGCGATGGCGACGATGGACCTGGTCAAGTACTACGGCGGCGAACCGGCCAACTTCCTGGACATCGGCGGCTCGTCGAATCCGGAGAAGGTCGTCAACGCCCTGAAGATCATCACCTCCGATCCGAGCGTGAAGGTCATCCTGTTCAACATCTTCGGCGGCATCACGCGCACCGACGACGTGGCCAACGGGATCGTGGCCGCGACCAAGCAGTTCGAGGTGAAGGTGCCGATCGTCATCCGGCTCACCGGGACCAACGAGGCCGAGGCCTTCAAGATCCTCGAGAGCGTCGGGATGGTGGCGATGAATGACATGGACGCGGCGGTCTCGAAGGCCGTGGCGCTTGCCAAGGAGGCCGCGTGA
- a CDS encoding UPF0182 family protein, protein MTPRARRLLAVGGAVVVVLILGRLLAVLLTARWWAAAISPAAAQAVSEWMLLGWMLELGAIAVASAWFIAHALWVVRGIASVTLAQRVGQEEIPVAISPRALTLWAVGMGVLLGGMTGTGARTWRAPIALAWQGLRFGRLEPTSGADLGVFVAQLPVWQIGYDYFVTLVVLALAMITLLYTITGGIRRQGGQLVVHPHSRYHLGALITVLAIAVGVGAMLHPWLAVAAMQEPLPMVVLSVRELASQALMGAAIAVAVMSATWALRGRTSLLLAGWIVLGTAMVVERWVVPAMSEPTAPVPTADADIRNATADAWGINAVAASVATDTLPPVTGRWDQTTLRQVVDGQGATLLAVTPGSDRHGDTLSAVWHLAIARRTRGPVFEALTVRDARAPLQDSSSIVTRIALDRVRVRPGAPEWQATASGVSTSGVFRRIMLAWGRQAGGLLRPSPSGRVDWLLDPSDRAAALMPMVSWLPGEMLIVEGRAVWVVQGVIPLSEYPLATHGRWGGRAVAGVKPGFIALMEPESGAVRVYLDPAADALAKAWARILGPLVETSPLPQPIIAELRYPRLLMEAQLRILEGPAWHFGKRPGRREVDGPPESPVPVWSSTDGPGWQSAMEDPARQALATILTASRRNGIMRLEVGRQEGPGAENAREAERRWNRLPILSRWRDSARAARDSIIPGTVRWYPGPRGLMAWQPIIAVNRFGRVTALAVAASVGERATAARDPESAWAELLGDPGAPKPPESAVAEAERWLKAREWMARADSALARGDLTAFGRAFEALRKVLAPEPPK, encoded by the coding sequence ATGACGCCGCGCGCACGGCGGCTCCTCGCCGTGGGCGGGGCAGTGGTGGTGGTGCTCATCCTGGGCCGACTCCTCGCGGTCCTGCTTACGGCCCGCTGGTGGGCGGCCGCGATCTCTCCGGCGGCCGCCCAGGCCGTCTCCGAGTGGATGCTTTTGGGCTGGATGCTCGAGCTCGGCGCCATCGCCGTGGCCTCGGCGTGGTTCATCGCGCACGCCCTCTGGGTGGTGCGCGGGATCGCGTCGGTCACCTTGGCGCAGCGCGTCGGGCAGGAAGAGATCCCGGTTGCGATCTCCCCCCGCGCGCTCACGCTGTGGGCCGTGGGCATGGGAGTGCTGCTCGGCGGGATGACGGGCACTGGGGCGCGCACTTGGCGCGCCCCCATCGCCTTGGCGTGGCAGGGACTCCGCTTCGGGCGGCTCGAGCCGACCTCCGGCGCCGACCTTGGCGTCTTCGTCGCACAGCTCCCGGTGTGGCAGATCGGCTACGACTATTTCGTCACGCTGGTGGTCCTCGCGCTGGCGATGATCACGTTGCTCTATACCATCACGGGCGGCATCCGTCGACAGGGCGGGCAGCTCGTCGTGCACCCACACAGCCGATATCATCTCGGCGCATTGATCACGGTGTTGGCGATCGCCGTCGGTGTGGGTGCGATGCTGCACCCTTGGCTCGCCGTGGCCGCCATGCAGGAGCCGCTGCCGATGGTGGTGCTGAGCGTGCGCGAGCTCGCCTCGCAGGCGCTGATGGGGGCGGCCATCGCGGTGGCGGTCATGTCGGCCACGTGGGCGCTCCGCGGTCGCACCTCCTTGCTCCTCGCCGGGTGGATCGTGCTCGGCACGGCCATGGTCGTCGAACGATGGGTGGTGCCGGCGATGAGTGAACCGACCGCACCGGTGCCGACCGCCGATGCGGATATCCGAAACGCCACCGCGGATGCGTGGGGAATCAATGCCGTCGCCGCTTCCGTCGCCACGGACACGCTGCCACCGGTGACCGGACGGTGGGACCAGACCACGCTGCGGCAGGTGGTCGATGGCCAGGGTGCGACCCTGCTGGCCGTGACCCCCGGGAGCGATCGGCACGGCGACACCCTGTCCGCGGTGTGGCACCTGGCGATTGCGAGACGCACACGCGGCCCCGTGTTCGAGGCGCTCACGGTGCGCGATGCGCGCGCTCCGCTTCAGGACAGCAGCAGCATTGTCACGCGCATCGCACTGGATCGAGTGCGGGTCCGGCCTGGCGCGCCCGAGTGGCAGGCCACGGCCAGCGGCGTCTCGACCAGCGGCGTCTTCCGACGCATCATGCTCGCCTGGGGGCGTCAGGCGGGCGGCCTGCTGCGACCATCACCCTCGGGACGAGTCGATTGGCTGCTCGACCCGAGTGATCGCGCGGCGGCGCTGATGCCGATGGTCTCGTGGCTCCCGGGCGAGATGCTGATCGTGGAGGGCCGCGCCGTCTGGGTGGTGCAGGGCGTCATCCCCCTGAGCGAGTATCCCCTCGCGACCCATGGTCGTTGGGGAGGGCGCGCGGTGGCTGGGGTCAAGCCCGGGTTCATTGCCCTCATGGAGCCGGAGTCGGGGGCGGTACGGGTCTATCTCGACCCAGCGGCCGATGCGCTCGCCAAGGCGTGGGCCCGCATCCTCGGACCGCTGGTCGAGACGAGCCCGCTGCCTCAGCCCATCATCGCGGAATTGCGCTATCCGCGACTGCTCATGGAAGCGCAGCTTCGCATCCTCGAGGGGCCGGCGTGGCACTTCGGGAAGCGGCCCGGGCGGCGCGAGGTCGATGGACCGCCAGAGTCGCCCGTGCCGGTCTGGTCGTCGACGGACGGCCCGGGGTGGCAGAGCGCCATGGAGGACCCGGCCCGGCAGGCGCTGGCGACCATCCTGACGGCGTCGCGACGGAATGGCATCATGCGGCTCGAGGTCGGTCGGCAGGAAGGGCCGGGCGCGGAGAACGCCCGAGAAGCCGAGCGTCGCTGGAATCGGTTGCCGATCCTTTCCCGGTGGCGGGACTCGGCCCGGGCCGCCCGTGACTCGATCATCCCCGGGACGGTACGCTGGTACCCGGGGCCCAGGGGGCTGATGGCCTGGCAGCCGATCATCGCGGTCAACCGGTTCGGAAGGGTCACCGCCCTCGCCGTGGCGGCCTCCGTCGGGGAGCGGGCGACTGCCGCTCGCGACCCGGAGTCGGCGTGGGCCGAGCTCCTGGGCGATCCGGGCGCGCCAAAGCCCCCCGAATCCGCCGTCGCCGAGGCGGAGCGTTGGCTCAAGGCCCGGGAATGGATGGCGCGCGCCGATTCCGCGCTCGCACGGGGCGACCTGACCGCCTTTGGCCGGGCGTTCGAGGCGCTGCGCAAGGTGCTGGCGCCGGAGCCGCCGAAGTAG